Proteins from a single region of Bos javanicus breed banteng chromosome 25, ARS-OSU_banteng_1.0, whole genome shotgun sequence:
- the GET4 gene encoding Golgi to ER traffic protein 4 homolog gives MRETQRVERPPPPTLSGRGLRVASRACAPTPCASPWRRPCASSPRALGADVSPRFPRTTCERSAAGSSAVPGLRAAGTPVKGWEHGLPRKASVSRRPQSLRGAPSRRTRGRTAHAALRPPPLWRRPAPRRRPRPPPSPRPAPRSRARPRPASPAARGSSRATVEGIRRPPGRKPRGAADRACDSVSPARSAGPMAAAAMAEQESARNGARNRGGVQRVEGKLRASVEKGDYYEAHQMYRTLFFRYMAQSKHAEARELMCSGALLFFSHGQQNSAADLSMLVLESLEKAEVEVADELLESLAKLFSLMDPNSPERVAFVSRALKWSSGGSGKLGHPRLHQLLALTLWKEQNYCESRYHFLHSSDGEGCANMLVEYSTARGFRSEVDMFVAQAVLQFLCLKNKSSASVVFTTYTQKHPSIEGGPPFVQPLLNFIWFLLLAVDGGKLTVFTVLCEQYQPSLRRDPMYNEYLDRIGQLFFGVPPKQTSSYGGLLGNLLSSLMGSSEQEGEDSQDDSSPIELD, from the exons ATGAGGGAGACACAGCGCGTTGAGCGACCCCCTCCTCCGACCCTTTCGGGCCGGGGTCTTCGGGTAGCCAGCCGCGCGTGCGCGCCTACGCCGTGCGCGTCCCCCTGGCGGCGGCCGTGCGCGTCCTCGCCGCGCGCCCTAGGCGCAGACGTGTCTCCGCGTTTCCCACGGACCACCTGCGAGCGGTCAGCGGCGGGGTCGAGCGCTGTCCCCGGACTCCGAGCCGCCGGCACCCCGGTGAAGGGCTGGGAGCACGGTCTTCCCCGGAAAGCTTCAGTGTCTCGGCGGCCGCAGTCACTGCGGGGCGCGCCCTCCCGGCGCACTCGCGGACGGACGGCGCATGCGGCGCTTCGGCCGCCGCCATTGtggcgccgccccgccccgcggcgTCGCCCGCGGCCCCCGCCGTCCCCGCGTCCCGCCCCGCGATCACGTGCCCGCCCGCGCCCCGCCTCCCCGGCAGCGCGCGGCTCCTCGCGGGCCACCGTAGAGGGCATCCGGAGGCCGCCGGGACGGAAGCCGAGAGGCGCTGCCGACCGCGCCTGCGACAGCGTCAGCCCTGCGCGGAGCGCCGGCCCGATGGCGGCGGCGGCGATGGCCGAGCAGGAGAGCGCCCGGAACGGTGCCCGCAACCGCGGCGGCGTCCAGCGCGTGGAGGGCAAGCTGCGGGCCAGCGTCGAGAAGGGCGACTACTACGAGGCGCACCAGATGTACCGGACCCTCTTCTTCAG GTACATGGCCCAGAGCAAGCACGCCGAGGCCCGCGAACTCATGTGCTCCGGGGCCCTGCTGTTCTTCAGCCACGGCCAG CAAAACAGCGCCGCTGACCTGTCCATGCTCGTCCTGGAGTCGCTGGAGAAGGCGGAGGTCGAGGTGGCCGACGAGCTGCTGG AAAGTCTGGCCAAGCTGTTCAGCCTGATGGACCCCAACTCCCCGGAGCGAGTGGCGTTCGTGTCCCGAGCCCTCAAGTGGTCCAGCGGCGGGTCAGGGAAGCTGGGCCACCCCCGGCTCCACCAGCTGCTGGCCCTCACCCTGTGGAAAG AACAGAACTACTGCGAGTCGCGGTACCACTTCCTGCACTCGAGTGACGGCGAGGGCTGCGCCAACATGCTGGTGGAGTACTCCACGGCCCGCGGCTTCCGCAGCGAGGTGGACATGTTCGTGGCCCAGGCCGTCCTCCA gtttctctgtttaaaaaacaaGAGCAGCGCCTCGGTGGTGTTCACGACGTACACGCAGAAGCACCCGTCCATCGAGGGCGGGCCTCCTTTCGTGCAGCCCCTGCTCAACTTCATCTGGTTTCTGCTGCTGGCCGTAGATGG GGGGAAGCTCACCGTGTTCACCGTTCTGTGTGAGCAGTACCAGCCGTCCCTGCGCCGGGACCCCATGTACAACGAG TACCTCGACAGGATAGGACAGCTCTTCTTCGGCGTGCCGCCCAAGCAGACGTCATCCTACGGAGGCTTGCTAG